Genomic window (Prochlorococcus marinus str. GP2):
TGGAAATGCTGGTAATGACTACCTCAATGGTGGCAATGGTAATGACACTATGATAGGAGGTTCTGGAAATGATACTCTTCATGGCGGTAATGGGAATGACAATATGTCAGGTGGCTCTGGTGATGATATTTATTATGTAAATAGCAATTCCGATACAGTTAATGAGGGTGCATCATCAGGCACTGATCTTATTTATTCCTCAGCAACCAATTTTACTGCGTCAAATAACGTAGAAAATCTTACTCTTACTGGTTCATCTAATATAAACGGCACGGGAAATACTCTCGCTAATACTATTACTGGTAATAGTGGTAACAATACACTAATTGGAGATAATGGTAATGACATCCTTATGGGTAATGCTGGTAATGACATCCTCTTTGGTGGGACTGGTAATGACCAGATAACTGGAGGCTCAGGAAACGACACTTTTCGGATTAGTACCGGAAGCGGCAGGGATCTGATTACTGATTATTTATTTGGTCAAGACAATATAGAGTTGCCTGATGGGATTTCTTCAAGTGATTTATCCCTTAGTCTTTCAGGAAGCGATTCAATAATAAGGTATAGTAGCGATCTATTGGCCATAATTGAAGATGTAGCTTTAGCTGAATTAACTTTTATATAAAAGCTTAAAAAAAAAAGGCAAATTTAATATTGAAAAAATTAATTTTTTAGATAGATTAAACGATGAATCTACCCATAAAATTAAAATAAGAACAAATAAAAATGGGTCAGAAAAAATTTGCGACAATTCCACTAAATATTGTTATTACAACTTCTAAAAGAATAAAATCTCTTAGTTTAGTGATACCTTCTGTTTTTAACACCAGGAAAAAGCTTAGAGAAAATGGATTAGATATTAACTATTGCATACTTTCTTCTGATTCTGATTCAGAAGAATACAATTTAACTTGCGAAAGTTTAATAAAGAAAAATTCAAAAACAGTTGATTATTTTTTTAAAACAAAAAGTAATAATTCTTTTGATAGGCATTACTTTAAATTGATACGCAAGATAAAAGAATTGGAGAAAAATGAAAAAGAACCTAATTATTTTTATTTTATAGGTGATGATGATTTAATTTCATTCGAACCTTTTCTCAATATTTGCCATTCAATCATGTCCAAACCAAAAGATGCATATATATATTATAAATCGAGAAATATTTTAAAAAGGAGAGGAGATAAAGATTATGAATTTGATAATTTAAAGGATATGTATAAATATTTTTGGAACCAGATGAAGTGGGGAGATTTCATCTACAAGCCAAATTTTAAAAAATTTTATAGTTCTAAAAATAATTTAGATTGTGACCACCTTGATGCTATTCATTTTTGGCATTCATTACTTTTGATGAAAAAAAAGAAATATAAAGTGCTTGTTTGCGATCCAAAGTTCACAATTGACTTAAGAACAGAGAAATTATACAAAAACAAAGGAATTTCTTTTTATTTAAGAAAGATTCCTATATCAATTTCTTTAACCTCAAAATTATTAAATTTGGAAGATAAATCTATACTTAAAAAATATTTGTTTTGGAGAGTTGGATTTTTTTCGCCGGTTGGTTTAGTTAGAAGTTTTTATATTTTAAAATCCTTTTTTAAAGGGGAAAGACTAACTAAAAGAACTTTTATGAGATCTATTTTATTTAATAAATTTTATTTAATAGGTTTCTCTTTGATATCAGCTACTAAAATTTTTATAAAGAATTTAAAGAGAAATATAAAGTATTAAGAGTATTTTTCAAATAGTTTAAATAATTATATTAAAGACAATTTTTTTACTAACTCCTGCCCTGATAAATTCCAGGTATTTTGTGATGAAATTAATAAAGAGGATTCTGAAGCCTTCTTATAAGCATTTATATTTGATAGCTTAATAATTGAATCGTAAAAGATCCTAATATTAGAAGGTTGAATAATCTGTATAGATAAATTTTTGTAGGATTTCTCAAGTAATTCATTATTTTTTATGTAATCAATAGTTCCAGAAAGTGGAGTAGAAATAATAGGCAAACCGTGAGATAGTGCTTCACCTATAACTATAGCTTGGCCCTCTTCAATTGTTGGTAGTACAAAAATATGGGATTTAATAAACAATTTTTTTATTTTATCTTTGCTCAAAGATCCTAGAAATTTTATATTTGCATTAACTTTATTAAAATTAAATCCTGGATCTGATGAAATACCTCCTACTATTGTTAAGGTGTATTTTTCAGGAAAGTTTTGATTTAATAATTCATATACATCTAAAAGGTAATGTATTCCTTTCCTTAAATGAATTCTTGCAATGCACAATAAATTAATTTTCTTAAATTCTTTTATTTCTTTTTTAATTAAAGGATAAGGGCAACCATATGGGTTAATAATGAATTTTTTACCTTGCTGAGTTCTTTTTTTTATTGTTCTATAAACATGTTTGGATGAGCATAGAATATAATCTGATTTTTCATATGCTTCCTTAATATTACTAACCTTAATATCACTTAAAATGTTTTTTATTGGATTTAATCCAAGTCTTATTGCTTCTCTTTTAAGTAATTTATTCATAAAGTCTGGGTGTGTATTAACCTCTTCAACTATAAAAATTGCACCTTTTTTTTTAAATTCTTGAATATATTCTAGTCCAATATCTCTATAAGAAATAACTATATCAAATCTTTCATTTTTAAGTTTTCTTAAATATTTATAATATGACTCATCTATTTTTCTGATAAAAAAATATATTAATTGTCTAGAAAAATTTAGTTTATAAATTACTTTTTTTAAAATACCCATATAATATGGACCAATAATTTGCTTACTAGAACTTTCAAAGCTTGGAAGTGAGAATCTTTGTAAATGGAAAGTCAAATCATCTGTCAAAAGAGTTATATCATGACCCTCTCTATAAATAGAATTAAAATAATTATTTGAATTTGAGGAAAAGGGAGTTATATACAAAACTTTCATATTTTCCTAAAATTTCTTAATAGATAATTTATAAAAATATAAAACACAACTGAATTTATTTATTAAAAAATAGCCAAATCCTAATAAATTAAAGAAAATAATTTTCTTATTGATTTTTAATTCAACAAAAAAAATAATTTATAATAATTTTTATCTATTACATAAATTTATAAAATTATAATTTTTAAAAAACGCTAATGTATCGATCATTCTATATAGAATATATTTTCTTACAGAGTAAAATTTAATAAATTATTAATTTAAAAAATTATGAACATATTGATTACAGGTGGACTAGGTTTTATAGGTTCAAATTTTTTAGAACTAATAATTAATAATAATAAATTTGATAAAATATACATTATTGACAATAATAAAATATCAATAAAAAGGTACTATATCCCTCTTAATTTAAATAAAAATATCAAATTAATTAATCATGATTTATTAAAATTAGAAGATTTTAAACTTAATTTAGATTGCATAGTACACTTAGCTGCTGCTGGGAATGTTATTGAAAGTACAAAAAATCCAATATATAATTTCGAACATAATGTAAGAGCAACGCTAAATATTCTAGAGTTTGCAAGAAAATCAAAAGTCCCCAAATTCATATTTTCTTCTACAGGAGGGGCTCTTATGGGTAATAATTCTCTTCCCATTAATGAAAATTCTTATCCGAAACCAATTTCTCCTTATGGAGCATCAAAATTATCTTGTGAAAGTTATATTAACGCTTATTCTTCTATGTATGAAATTGAAAGTTATATCCTTAGATTTGGGAATGTGTATGGTCCTTACTGCTTTCATAAAAAAGGAGTAGTTAATAAATTATTAGAATGCACCTTACAAAAAAAAATTTTCAACATATTTGGAGACGGAACTTCATCCAGAGATTATATTTATGTTAAAGACATAGCAAAAGCTATTTTAAGTTGTGTGCTAAAAGATTCAAACTCTATGCAAAATACTTATCATCTTTCAACTAATGTAGAAACGACTTTAAATGAACTAATAAAAATATTTACAAAGATAACAGATACAAAAATTGATATTAATTACTTCCCCGAAAGGATTGGAGAGGTATATAGAAATTTTGCTGATTACAATTTAGCTAATAAGGAATTATCATTTGAGCCAAATAAAGACTTAGAATCTTTGCTTGAAGATACCTTCAGGTGGTATAAAAATTATCTTTATAATGCATAAATATGATTTAGTTGGATTAATTCCAAAAGATAAAGGCTCAGGAGGCGGAGCTTGGCTAGGAACCTATAGATTATTCTCAGGGCTAAATAAGA
Coding sequences:
- a CDS encoding calcium-binding protein; the encoded protein is NMSGGSGDDIYYVNSNSDTVNEGASSGTDLIYSSATNFAASNNVENLTLTGSSNINGTGNTLPNTITGNSGNNTLVGGNASDTLIGNAGNDYLNGGNGNDTMIGGSGNDTLHGGNGNDNMSGGSGDDIYYVNSNSDTVNEGASSGTDLIYSSATNFTASNNVENLTLTGSSNINGTGNTLANTITGNSGNNTLIGDNGNDILMGNAGNDILFGGTGNDQITGGSGNDTFRISTGSGRDLITDYLFGQDNIELPDGISSSDLSLSLSGSDSIIRYSSDLLAIIEDVALAELTFI
- a CDS encoding NAD-dependent epimerase/dehydratase family protein gives rise to the protein MNILITGGLGFIGSNFLELIINNNKFDKIYIIDNNKISIKRYYIPLNLNKNIKLINHDLLKLEDFKLNLDCIVHLAAAGNVIESTKNPIYNFEHNVRATLNILEFARKSKVPKFIFSSTGGALMGNNSLPINENSYPKPISPYGASKLSCESYINAYSSMYEIESYILRFGNVYGPYCFHKKGVVNKLLECTLQKKIFNIFGDGTSSRDYIYVKDIAKAILSCVLKDSNSMQNTYHLSTNVETTLNELIKIFTKITDTKIDINYFPERIGEVYRNFADYNLANKELSFEPNKDLESLLEDTFRWYKNYLYNA
- a CDS encoding glycosyltransferase family 4 protein, which gives rise to MKVLYITPFSSNSNNYFNSIYREGHDITLLTDDLTFHLQRFSLPSFESSSKQIIGPYYMGILKKVIYKLNFSRQLIYFFIRKIDESYYKYLRKLKNERFDIVISYRDIGLEYIQEFKKKGAIFIVEEVNTHPDFMNKLLKREAIRLGLNPIKNILSDIKVSNIKEAYEKSDYILCSSKHVYRTIKKRTQQGKKFIINPYGCPYPLIKKEIKEFKKINLLCIARIHLRKGIHYLLDVYELLNQNFPEKYTLTIVGGISSDPGFNFNKVNANIKFLGSLSKDKIKKLFIKSHIFVLPTIEEGQAIVIGEALSHGLPIISTPLSGTIDYIKNNELLEKSYKNLSIQIIQPSNIRIFYDSIIKLSNINAYKKASESSLLISSQNTWNLSGQELVKKLSLI